One region of Gigantopelta aegis isolate Gae_Host chromosome 7, Gae_host_genome, whole genome shotgun sequence genomic DNA includes:
- the LOC121377744 gene encoding uncharacterized protein LOC121377744: MKIAIVLLLVALVAVQDTEGWRFWRRVKNAVKRVVNVVKRVASSVKKVVRVWNTAKKIWETVKTGKRDVNSLDLNGDGHVDIDELSKMVDERDARDLIESMSDSSGRVSVQEFERNLRDLSELTEEDIYNQFKQ; the protein is encoded by the exons ATGAAGATAGCTATTGTTCTTCTGCTCGTCGCCCTGGTCGCGGTACAAGACACCGAGGGATGGCGGTTTTGGAGACGCGTTAAGAACGCGGTTAAAAGAGTTGTAAACGTCGTTAAAAGAGTGGCATCCTCGGTGAAGAAGGTAGTGAGAG TTTGGAATACGGCAAAGAAAATTTGGGAAACAGTTAAAACTGGGAAACGTGATGTCAACAGCCTCGATCTGAACGGTGATGGTCATGTGGATATTGACGAACTCAGCAAGATGGTTGACGAGCGAGACGCACGTGACCTTATAGAGTCAATGTCGGATTCGT CTGGCCGTGTCTCCGTACAGGAGTTTGAAAGAAATCTCCGTGACCTCAGTGAGC tGACTGAAGAGGACATCTATAACCAATTTAAGCAGTAA
- the LOC121377807 gene encoding uncharacterized protein LOC121377807: MSDMYTGKAGSEDEDSDPPRSACRPGRRANVESWRRRFFRRFRRFVRLVTKPIKVWRNGKWIWKTVTGKRGVSELDLNNDGHVDLEELTKMIGERDARDLMETLSGSSNSVPIEEFERNLRDLTERKY, translated from the exons ATGAGTGATATGTACACAGGAAAAGCTGGTTCAGAAG ATGAAGATAGCGATCCTCCTCGTTCTGCTTGTCGCCCTGGTCGCCGTGCAAACGTCGAGTCGTGGCGTCGTCGCTTCTTTAGACGGTTTAGACGATTCGTCAGACTTGTGACGAAACCTATCAAGG TATGGAGAAATGGAAAGTGGATTTGGAAAACTGTTACTGGGAAACGCGGGGTCAGCGAACTCGATCTCAATAACGATGGTCACGTGGACTTGGAAGAACTCACTAAGATGATTGGAGAGCGGGACGCACGTGACCTAATGGAGACCTTGTCGGGTTCTT CTAATAGCGTTCCAATAGAGGAGTTCGAAAGAAATCTTCGTGATCTGACCGAACGTAAGTATTAA